In the Paenibacillus sp. FSL H7-0357 genome, one interval contains:
- a CDS encoding M20 family metallopeptidase, with amino-acid sequence MTDWTSKVLNAIDEGQDQLLELCSQLIRYPSENPPGDSREISAFIIDYLKQAGVSTSIYPATEKMLNLVSTLTTAAEQPSDKKLIFCGHTDVVPAGDLSRWDFDPFCGDIVDGYMLGRGASDMKAGLAGLIYAVALLSKLGVPLKGDLSLLIVPDEETGGHLGVPWVLERGLISGTAAVIAEPSGPLNPTIGQKGSCWFEFTVEGTPGHGSLSPVVGESAIVKAAKGIDALQRLWDIKPDIPEEVKEIIRISQDYVKQREEYGTVAYQVFDHVTVNIGTIQGGTKVNVVADRCTIQVDSRVPFGVDYRDVLDRARSLLLEAGIESEVKGFGFQGNANWTSPEEPVVSDLVESICEVSGEEAYGVLQWASSDARHFRTHNIPVLQYGPAELSTIHNFNEKAPVWQIIQCAKVYALTALKYLGVEEDTQR; translated from the coding sequence ATGACAGACTGGACAAGCAAGGTGCTGAATGCAATTGATGAAGGGCAGGATCAGCTGCTGGAGCTGTGCTCGCAGTTGATCCGCTATCCATCGGAGAATCCCCCGGGTGATTCGCGTGAGATCAGCGCCTTTATTATCGATTATCTGAAGCAGGCGGGAGTGAGCACGAGCATTTATCCGGCCACTGAAAAGATGCTGAATCTCGTATCCACATTGACAACAGCAGCTGAACAGCCTTCCGATAAAAAGTTGATTTTCTGCGGACATACCGATGTGGTTCCGGCTGGTGATCTGTCCCGCTGGGATTTTGATCCCTTCTGCGGGGATATTGTCGACGGATACATGCTCGGCAGAGGCGCATCCGATATGAAGGCGGGGCTTGCCGGACTGATCTATGCCGTGGCCCTGCTGTCGAAGCTGGGCGTGCCGCTCAAAGGCGATCTGTCCCTGCTTATCGTGCCGGATGAAGAAACGGGCGGCCACCTGGGCGTGCCCTGGGTGCTGGAGCGCGGGCTAATTTCCGGGACAGCAGCAGTTATCGCTGAGCCCTCCGGCCCGCTGAATCCGACGATCGGCCAGAAGGGCAGCTGCTGGTTTGAATTCACAGTAGAAGGTACGCCGGGACACGGCAGCCTGTCTCCGGTGGTTGGTGAAAGTGCAATCGTCAAAGCGGCCAAAGGCATTGATGCCTTGCAGCGCCTATGGGATATCAAGCCGGATATTCCGGAGGAGGTCAAAGAAATTATCCGCATCTCCCAGGATTATGTGAAGCAGCGTGAAGAGTACGGTACGGTCGCCTACCAGGTGTTCGACCATGTTACCGTGAATATCGGAACCATTCAGGGTGGTACGAAGGTCAATGTGGTTGCCGACCGCTGCACCATTCAGGTGGATTCGCGGGTGCCGTTCGGCGTTGATTACCGCGATGTGCTTGACCGGGCCCGTTCCTTACTGCTTGAGGCGGGAATCGAGTCAGAGGTCAAGGGCTTCGGCTTCCAGGGGAATGCGAATTGGACCTCCCCGGAGGAGCCTGTCGTCAGCGATCTTGTAGAGAGCATTTGCGAAGTGAGCGGAGAAGAGGCTTACGGTGTGCTTCAATGGGCATCCAGCGATGCGCGCCATTTCCGCACTCATAACATTCCGGTGCTGCAATACGGCCCGGCCGAGCTGTCCACCATTCATAATTTCAATGAAAAAGCACCAGTCTGGCAGATCATTCAATGCGCCAAGGTTTATGCCTTGACTGCGCTTAAATACCTGGGTGTGGAAGAAGACACGCAAAGATAA
- a CDS encoding ABC transporter ATP-binding protein, translating into MTELLEVSGLCTEFVSAAGTVRAVDGISLSVRKGETLGIVGESGCGKSITSLSIMQLLPKRISRIAAGQIRFEGKNMLEMPAKEVRNIRGNRIAMIFQEPMTSLNPVFKIGRQISESARFHLKLGKKEANERAVEMLRKVGIPRPEKIAEQYAHQLSGGMRQRVMIAMAMVCNPQLLIADEPTTALDVTIQAQILDLMRDLQKNEGMSILMITHDLGVVAEMCDRVVIMYAGQIVEETDVATLYNNPLHPYTQGLLASLPQLAGDNDRLSSIPGQVPNPANLPPGCRFAPRCPMVVQRCWEERPELLEIQPGHTCRCLLQQEGIS; encoded by the coding sequence ATGACAGAACTGCTGGAAGTATCGGGTTTATGCACCGAATTCGTAAGCGCTGCGGGCACAGTCCGCGCTGTGGACGGCATCAGTCTGTCAGTGCGCAAAGGCGAGACGCTGGGCATTGTCGGTGAATCCGGCTGCGGCAAAAGCATAACCTCGCTGTCGATTATGCAGCTCCTGCCCAAGCGGATCAGCCGGATCGCCGCCGGGCAAATCCGTTTTGAAGGCAAGAATATGTTGGAAATGCCAGCGAAGGAAGTGCGCAATATCCGGGGCAACCGGATTGCGATGATTTTTCAGGAGCCGATGACCTCGCTCAATCCGGTATTCAAGATCGGGCGGCAGATTTCCGAGTCTGCCCGCTTTCACCTGAAGCTGGGCAAGAAGGAAGCGAATGAGCGTGCGGTTGAGATGCTGCGAAAGGTCGGCATTCCCCGTCCGGAGAAAATTGCCGAGCAGTATGCCCACCAGCTCTCCGGCGGTATGCGCCAGCGCGTGATGATCGCCATGGCGATGGTCTGTAACCCTCAGCTGCTGATTGCAGATGAGCCGACCACGGCACTGGACGTCACGATCCAGGCCCAAATTCTCGATCTTATGCGCGATTTGCAGAAGAACGAGGGCATGTCCATTCTGATGATTACCCATGATCTTGGGGTGGTTGCAGAGATGTGCGACAGAGTGGTCATTATGTATGCAGGACAGATTGTGGAAGAAACAGATGTGGCGACGCTCTATAACAATCCGCTGCATCCGTATACCCAAGGGCTGCTGGCATCGCTGCCTCAGCTCGCGGGAGACAATGACCGCCTGAGCTCGATTCCGGGGCAGGTGCCGAACCCGGCCAACCTGCCGCCCGGCTGCCGGTTCGCTCCCCGTTGCCCGATGGTGGTTCAGCGCTGTTGGGAAGAACGCCCGGAGCTGCTTGAGATTCAGCCGGGACACACTTGCCGATGTCTGCTGCAGCAGGAGGGAATATCATGA